One genomic region from Pseudoduganella dura encodes:
- a CDS encoding HD domain-containing phosphohydrolase, giving the protein MPRNFLSSLDYSRHARWLQRITGSDHALAVCDAAGVPCWTAPGHADLEHWLLHLNPEGFVWQADGEGMQRHDTPDATLLYQPVMSKGRRLGWLAVRVTKVPDTAAVPFEWDALAEALEDVAAAIGDEYGTQGELDAMAGELSDRYEELHLVYAIDRQVQDMTSGEDVFGDLLQSWAEHMNADVAAFIKPGDNLCVSATNLSAPIHNLDLVLVEMRGDLYRFTHSSRQPLVMNEANDSRRAYIFTDMPFKILCCPVFQDKSVVAILVLLNHADKEDFTNSDRKLGEVLANHLSSLSRMHSMLAETSKFNEQMAAALIEAVEAKDPYTRGHSERVHHISMEIGRALRLPPRELDNLFWGSLLHDVGKIGIPDAVLCKPGRLTRDEFTFIMVHPERSYEILRHIDRLKGAVPGARHHQEKYDGTGYPHGLEGNDIPYNARIIAVADTYDSITSSRAYRAGRSHEVAMAEIARVAGAQLDPGVIDAFAQLCRAEPDWIAAFGIARDTQPENAAA; this is encoded by the coding sequence ATGCCTCGTAATTTCCTGTCCAGCCTCGATTATTCCCGCCATGCCCGCTGGCTGCAGCGCATCACCGGCAGCGACCACGCGCTGGCCGTGTGCGACGCGGCCGGCGTGCCCTGCTGGACGGCGCCGGGACACGCCGACCTCGAACACTGGCTGCTGCACCTGAATCCCGAAGGATTCGTGTGGCAGGCCGATGGCGAAGGCATGCAGCGGCACGACACGCCCGACGCCACGCTGCTGTACCAGCCCGTCATGTCGAAGGGCCGGCGCCTTGGCTGGCTCGCGGTGCGCGTGACGAAAGTTCCGGACACGGCGGCGGTACCGTTCGAATGGGATGCGCTGGCCGAGGCGCTGGAAGACGTGGCCGCCGCGATCGGCGACGAATACGGCACGCAGGGCGAACTGGATGCGATGGCCGGCGAACTGTCGGACCGCTACGAGGAACTGCACCTGGTGTACGCGATCGACCGCCAGGTGCAGGACATGACGAGCGGCGAAGACGTGTTCGGCGACCTGCTGCAAAGCTGGGCCGAGCACATGAACGCCGACGTGGCCGCCTTCATCAAGCCGGGCGACAACCTGTGCGTGTCGGCCACCAACCTGTCCGCGCCGATCCACAACCTCGACCTGGTGCTGGTGGAGATGCGCGGCGACCTGTATCGCTTCACGCATTCCTCCCGGCAGCCGCTCGTGATGAACGAGGCGAACGACTCGCGCCGCGCCTACATCTTCACCGACATGCCGTTCAAGATCCTGTGCTGCCCGGTGTTCCAGGACAAATCCGTGGTGGCGATCCTGGTGCTGCTGAACCACGCCGACAAGGAAGATTTCACCAACAGCGACCGCAAGCTGGGCGAAGTGCTGGCCAATCACCTGTCGAGCCTGTCGCGGATGCACAGCATGCTGGCCGAGACCAGCAAGTTCAACGAGCAGATGGCGGCCGCGCTGATCGAGGCGGTGGAAGCGAAAGACCCGTACACGCGCGGCCACTCCGAACGGGTGCACCATATTTCGATGGAGATCGGCCGCGCGCTGCGCCTGCCGCCGCGCGAGCTGGACAACCTGTTCTGGGGCTCGCTGCTGCACGACGTGGGCAAGATCGGCATTCCGGATGCGGTGCTGTGCAAGCCGGGCCGGCTCACGCGCGACGAGTTCACCTTCATCATGGTGCACCCGGAGCGCAGCTACGAGATCCTGCGCCACATCGACCGCCTGAAGGGCGCCGTGCCCGGCGCGCGGCACCACCAGGAAAAGTACGACGGCACCGGCTACCCGCATGGCCTGGAGGGCAACGACATTCCCTACAACGCCCGCATCATCGCGGTGGCCGACACCTACGACTCGATCACCAGTTCGCGCGCCTACCGCGCCGGGCGCAGCCACGAGGTGGCGATGGCGGAAATCGCCCGCGTGGCCGGCGCGCAGCTCGATCCGGGCGTGATCGATGCGTTCGCGCAGTTGTGCCGTGCCGAGCCGGACTGGATCGCCGCGTTCGGCATCGCGCGCGACACGCAACCCGAGAACGCCGCCGCATGA
- a CDS encoding response regulator: protein MTQRHILLVDDEPHVLRVLRLALEREGYHVTTAGDGHAALAAMAQLLPDVLISDIQMDGMDGRTLCPLARSTYPDHPFLILVMTSMTALDERAWARALANTEFLEKPLSPRQLVARLSRHFAAPAAASNQPESRHAS from the coding sequence ATGACCCAGCGACACATTCTCCTGGTGGACGACGAGCCCCACGTGCTGCGCGTGCTGCGCCTGGCGCTCGAGCGCGAAGGCTACCACGTGACCACCGCCGGCGACGGCCATGCCGCGCTGGCGGCCATGGCGCAGCTGCTGCCCGACGTGCTGATCAGCGATATCCAGATGGACGGCATGGATGGGCGCACGCTGTGCCCGCTGGCGCGCAGCACGTACCCCGACCACCCGTTCCTGATCCTCGTGATGACGTCGATGACGGCGCTCGACGAGCGCGCCTGGGCACGGGCGCTCGCCAATACCGAATTCCTTGAAAAACCCCTCAGCCCGCGCCAGCTGGTGGCGCGGCTGTCACGCCATTTCGCCGCCCCGGCGGCGGCAAGCAACCAGCCGGAGTCCCGTCATGCCTCGTAA